The proteins below come from a single Piscinibacter gummiphilus genomic window:
- the bioA gene encoding adenosylmethionine--8-amino-7-oxononanoate transaminase translates to MSTLAQRSVQAVWHPCSQMKQHETLPPLPVARAQGLWLYDPDGKRYLDAISSWWVNLFGHGHPHITAALHQQLDTLAHVMLAGCTHEPVVALSEKLGQLTGLGHAFYASDGASATEIALKMSAHCWRNHGNFRKTRFIGLRNGYHGETAGALSVTDIPLFRDAYGPLLRISATVPTPDARKAAPGVSAEEHTQHCLQALQAYLEVHHAETAALILEPLVQCAAGIATYDPAYLREARALCDRYEVHLVADEIAVGFGRTGSLFACEQAGVRPDFMCLSKGITSGTLPLSLVLTTDEVYAAFYDDRVARGFLHSHSYTGNPLACRAALAVLEVFEQRDWMAANRETAARLTALCAPLMQHEKVLRTRQIGMMWGFDVDTDDPGFARRYHMAALQRGLLLRPIANTLYFMPPYVIDEEESAWLADGALAALNEALAA, encoded by the coding sequence ATGAGCACCCTTGCACAACGCAGCGTGCAGGCGGTGTGGCACCCGTGCAGCCAGATGAAGCAGCACGAGACCCTGCCGCCGTTGCCGGTCGCACGCGCACAAGGCCTGTGGCTCTACGACCCCGACGGCAAGCGTTACCTCGACGCCATCAGCTCCTGGTGGGTCAACCTCTTCGGCCACGGCCACCCGCACATCACCGCCGCGCTGCACCAGCAACTCGACACGCTGGCCCACGTGATGCTCGCCGGCTGCACGCACGAGCCGGTGGTGGCCCTCTCCGAAAAGCTCGGCCAGCTCACCGGCCTCGGCCACGCGTTCTACGCGAGCGACGGCGCCTCGGCCACCGAGATCGCGCTCAAGATGAGCGCGCATTGCTGGCGCAACCACGGCAATTTCCGGAAGACCCGCTTCATCGGCCTGCGCAACGGCTACCACGGCGAAACCGCAGGCGCGCTGTCGGTCACCGACATCCCGCTCTTCCGCGACGCCTACGGCCCGCTGCTGCGCATCAGCGCCACCGTGCCCACGCCCGATGCCCGCAAGGCGGCGCCCGGCGTCTCGGCCGAGGAGCACACGCAGCACTGCCTGCAGGCGCTGCAGGCCTACCTCGAAGTGCACCACGCCGAGACGGCCGCGCTCATCCTCGAGCCGCTGGTGCAGTGCGCCGCCGGCATCGCCACCTACGACCCAGCCTACCTGCGCGAGGCCCGCGCGCTGTGCGACCGCTACGAGGTGCACCTCGTGGCCGACGAGATCGCCGTGGGCTTCGGCCGCACCGGCAGCCTCTTCGCCTGCGAGCAAGCGGGCGTGCGGCCCGACTTCATGTGCCTGTCGAAGGGCATCACGAGCGGCACGCTGCCGCTCTCGCTCGTGCTCACCACCGACGAGGTCTACGCGGCCTTCTACGACGACCGCGTGGCGCGCGGCTTCCTGCACTCGCACTCGTACACCGGCAACCCGCTCGCCTGCCGCGCCGCGCTGGCCGTGCTCGAAGTCTTCGAGCAGCGCGACTGGATGGCCGCCAACCGCGAGACGGCCGCACGCCTCACCGCCTTGTGCGCCCCGCTGATGCAGCACGAGAAGGTCTTGCGCACGCGCCAGATCGGCATGATGTGGGGCTTCGACGTCGACACCGACGACCCCGGCTTCGCCCGCCGCTACCACATGGCCGCGCTGCAACGCGGGTTGTTGTTGCGGCCCATCGCCAACACGCTGTACTTCATGCCGCCGTATGTCATCGACGAGGAAGAGTCGGCGTGGCTCGCAGACGGTGCACTCGCCGCCTTGAACGAAGCACTCGCGGCATGA
- the bioD gene encoding dethiobiotin synthase translates to MTVGYFVTGTDTEVGKTLISSALLLHLRQQHARVVGMKPVAAGTVPMAHGDDNEDAVAMRACGSIQVPRELDNPYCLPLPMSPHLAARAAGVRIELPLLVERYRQLAARADAVVVEGAGGFFVPLNEQETGADLAQALQLPVLLVVGLRLGCLNHALLTAEAIRARGLTLAGWVANRIDPQMASPDDNIAYLQDRLGAPMWADVPRMAEPDPRQIVWRGPL, encoded by the coding sequence ATGACGGTCGGGTACTTCGTGACGGGCACCGACACCGAAGTCGGCAAGACGCTCATCAGCTCGGCCTTGCTGCTGCACCTGAGGCAGCAGCACGCACGCGTCGTCGGCATGAAGCCGGTGGCGGCGGGCACCGTGCCGATGGCGCACGGCGACGACAACGAAGACGCCGTCGCCATGCGCGCCTGCGGCTCGATCCAGGTGCCACGCGAGCTCGACAACCCGTACTGCCTGCCGCTGCCGATGTCGCCGCACCTCGCCGCGCGCGCAGCGGGGGTGCGCATCGAGTTGCCGCTGCTCGTGGAACGCTACCGCCAGCTCGCTGCACGGGCCGACGCGGTGGTGGTCGAAGGCGCCGGTGGTTTCTTCGTGCCGCTCAACGAACAGGAGACCGGCGCCGACCTCGCGCAGGCGTTGCAGTTGCCGGTGCTGCTCGTCGTCGGCCTGCGCCTGGGCTGCCTCAACCATGCCTTGCTCACGGCCGAAGCCATCCGCGCGCGTGGCCTCACGCTCGCCGGCTGGGTGGCCAACCGCATCGACCCGCAGATGGCCTCGCCGGACGACAACATCGCCTACCTGCAAGACCGGCTCGGTGCGCCGATGTGGGCCGATGTGCCGCGCATGGCCGAGCCGGACCCGCGCCAGATCGTGTGGCGCGGCCCCCTGTAG
- the bioF gene encoding 8-amino-7-oxononanoate synthase has translation MPPHPAHDHAQCLAEFDAASLRRTRRVVQAKDGPHLLVDGRPLLSFASNDYLGLSQHPALIAAAQEAAARYGVGATASPLVCGHEGPHEALEAELAAFVGRPRALYFGSGYLANVGLVPALVGRGDAVFSDALNHACLIDGVRLARAEAHVYPHVDLATLEQQLATSSAQRKLVVTDAVFSMDGNLAPLRELLALCERHDALLMVDDAHGFGVLGPDGRGSAAHLGVAGSPRLLYMATLGKAAGCAGAFVAGEADTVEWVMQRARTYIFATATPAMVAAAVRASLKAIAEEGWRREHVATLTERLRAGMAGLPWRLLASDTCIQPLIVGENQPTLDLAAALRERGLWAPAIRPPTVPAGTARLRISLSAAHSTQDVDRLLNALADVA, from the coding sequence TTGCCCCCGCACCCGGCCCACGACCACGCCCAATGCCTGGCCGAGTTCGACGCCGCCAGCCTGCGCCGCACCCGCCGCGTGGTGCAGGCCAAGGACGGCCCGCACCTGCTGGTCGACGGCCGCCCGCTGCTCTCGTTCGCCAGCAACGATTACCTGGGCCTCTCGCAGCACCCCGCGCTCATCGCCGCCGCCCAGGAGGCGGCGGCACGCTACGGCGTGGGTGCCACCGCATCGCCGCTGGTGTGTGGCCATGAAGGGCCGCACGAGGCGCTGGAGGCCGAGCTCGCCGCTTTCGTCGGCCGCCCTCGCGCGCTTTACTTCGGCTCGGGTTACCTCGCCAACGTGGGCCTGGTGCCCGCACTCGTGGGCCGCGGCGACGCGGTGTTCAGCGATGCGCTCAACCACGCCTGCCTGATCGACGGCGTGCGGCTCGCCCGCGCCGAAGCCCACGTCTACCCGCACGTCGACCTCGCCACGCTCGAACAGCAGCTCGCCACCTCGAGCGCACAGCGCAAGCTCGTCGTCACCGATGCCGTCTTCAGCATGGACGGCAACCTCGCCCCGCTGCGCGAGCTGCTGGCGTTGTGCGAGCGGCATGATGCGCTGCTGATGGTGGACGACGCCCACGGCTTCGGCGTGCTCGGGCCCGACGGCCGCGGCAGCGCTGCCCACTTGGGCGTGGCCGGCTCGCCGCGCCTGCTCTACATGGCCACGCTCGGCAAGGCCGCGGGCTGCGCCGGCGCCTTCGTGGCCGGCGAGGCCGACACCGTCGAGTGGGTGATGCAGCGCGCGCGCACCTACATCTTCGCCACCGCCACCCCGGCGATGGTGGCCGCCGCGGTGCGTGCCAGCCTGAAGGCGATCGCCGAAGAAGGCTGGCGCCGCGAGCACGTGGCGACCCTCACCGAGCGACTGCGCGCCGGCATGGCGGGCCTGCCCTGGCGGCTGCTCGCATCGGACACCTGCATCCAGCCGCTCATCGTGGGCGAGAACCAGCCCACGCTCGACCTCGCCGCCGCCTTGCGCGAGCGTGGGCTGTGGGCGCCGGCCATCCGCCCGCCCACGGTGCCGGCTGGCACGGCGCGGCTGCGCATCTCGCTGTCCGCTGCCCACAGCACGCAGGACGTCGACCGGCTGTTGAACGCGCTGGCCGACGTCGCCTGA
- a CDS encoding cytochrome P450 — MTPLLTAPYQPDPYPLYAQLRAAHPSGLHHDADLRLWIASSAAAVEALLQHPALRVRPSAEPVPHTVAGTTSGAVFGGLMRQNEGPAHRAGKAWATTFLQRDWPVDAAAQRVVREGASPRAADLNLLLFEAPVRVLWALLHDGDEAGTLPHDVRALIASWSPTADGPTRERGSEAAARLLTRCDGDANRVGLFTQTCEATAGLMGAVLVALQREPGLRAQWLADPTLDEPLALEAARHDAPVQNTRRFAAEDGEIQGQDVKAGDAILVLLASANRDPAANPEPDRFDLQRTAPRCFTWGVGGHACPGAALSRHIAMALLRAWHDDDAIGITAATRQWHHRPSPNGRLAQFGTAT; from the coding sequence ATGACCCCGCTGCTCACCGCCCCCTACCAGCCCGATCCCTACCCGCTCTACGCGCAGCTGCGCGCCGCTCACCCGAGCGGCCTGCACCACGACGCCGACCTGCGGCTGTGGATCGCCAGCAGCGCCGCCGCCGTGGAGGCGCTGCTGCAACACCCCGCCCTGCGCGTGCGCCCGTCGGCCGAGCCAGTGCCGCACACCGTGGCCGGGACCACGTCGGGCGCCGTGTTCGGCGGCCTGATGCGGCAGAACGAGGGGCCGGCGCACCGGGCAGGCAAGGCCTGGGCCACCACCTTCCTGCAACGCGATTGGCCAGTCGACGCTGCCGCACAGCGGGTCGTGCGCGAGGGCGCCTCTCCGCGGGCGGCCGACCTGAACCTCCTGCTCTTCGAAGCGCCGGTGCGGGTGCTATGGGCCCTGTTGCACGACGGCGACGAGGCCGGCACCCTGCCCCACGACGTGCGCGCCCTGATCGCCAGCTGGTCACCCACGGCCGATGGGCCCACGCGCGAGCGCGGCAGCGAGGCCGCGGCCCGCCTGCTCACCCGCTGTGACGGCGATGCCAACCGGGTGGGCCTCTTCACCCAGACCTGCGAGGCAACGGCCGGCCTGATGGGCGCAGTGCTCGTCGCGCTTCAACGCGAGCCCGGTCTGCGAGCGCAGTGGCTGGCCGACCCCACGCTCGACGAGCCGCTCGCCCTCGAAGCGGCCCGCCACGACGCGCCGGTGCAGAACACCCGCCGCTTTGCAGCCGAAGACGGCGAGATCCAGGGGCAAGACGTGAAGGCGGGCGACGCCATCCTGGTGCTGCTGGCCAGCGCCAACCGCGACCCGGCCGCCAACCCCGAGCCCGATCGTTTCGATCTCCAGCGCACGGCGCCGCGCTGCTTCACCTGGGGCGTGGGTGGCCACGCCTGCCCGGGTGCCGCCTTGTCGCGCCACATCGCGATGGCGCTGCTGCGCGCGTGGCACGACGATGACGCGATCGGCATCACCGCGGCCACCCGCCAGTGGCACCACCGCCCGTCGCCCAACGGCCGCCTCGCGCAGTTCGGCACGGCAACCTGA
- a CDS encoding FAD-dependent oxidoreductase gives MNPQPSAYPHLLAPLDLGFTTLKNRVLMGSMHTGLEDGRKKFPAMAAFFAERARGGVGLMVTGGFAPNIEGWAAPFAGTLSTHAAAKRHKIVTDAVHAEGGKIALQILHTGRYGYQPFCVAPSRIQSPISPFTPRALSARGIERQIKAFIRCSVLAREAGYDGVEIMGSEGYFINQFLVTHTNQRDDEWGGSYENRMRLPVEIVRRVREAVGPDFILIYRLSMLDLIPDGSSWAEAVQLGKAVAQAGATIINTGIGWHEARIPTIATSVPRGAFTWVTKKMRAELRAAGLTIPLITSNRINMPEVGEQVLADGCADMVSLARPLLADPDFVNKAAAAKPETINTCIACNQACLDHTFKAQLASCLVNPRSGHETTLILRRAPLRKRIAVVGAGPAGLAASTTLAERGHTVTLFDAAAEIGGQFNMAKRVPGKEEFSETLRYFTHRLQATGVDLKLNTRVVTDDLRGFDEVILATGVTPRDPRIPGSDGPNVLSYIDVLLHQKPVGERVAIIGAGGIGFDVAEYLVTAPGHSPTLNLQEWLAEWGVADPEQVRGGVTRAQPTPPARQVTLLQRKPGKLGKTLGKTTGWIHRAALQMKRVEMIGGVNYERITPQGLFITYGEARKDGQLIECDTVVLCAGQEPLRELLEPLKASGVSVHLIGGADEAAELDAKRAIDQGTRLAARL, from the coding sequence ATGAACCCTCAGCCCAGCGCATACCCCCACCTGCTCGCCCCGCTCGACCTCGGCTTCACCACCCTCAAGAACCGTGTGCTGATGGGCAGCATGCACACCGGCCTGGAAGACGGCCGCAAGAAATTCCCCGCCATGGCGGCCTTCTTCGCCGAGCGTGCACGCGGCGGCGTCGGGCTCATGGTGACGGGCGGCTTCGCACCCAACATCGAAGGCTGGGCGGCACCCTTTGCCGGCACGCTCTCCACGCACGCCGCCGCCAAGCGCCACAAGATCGTGACCGACGCAGTACACGCCGAGGGCGGCAAGATTGCGCTGCAGATCCTGCACACCGGGCGCTATGGCTACCAGCCCTTCTGCGTGGCCCCGTCGCGCATCCAGTCGCCCATTTCGCCCTTCACCCCCCGGGCCCTGAGCGCGCGCGGCATCGAGCGCCAGATCAAGGCCTTCATCCGCTGCTCGGTGCTCGCACGCGAAGCCGGCTACGACGGCGTCGAGATCATGGGCAGCGAGGGTTACTTCATCAACCAGTTCCTCGTCACCCACACCAACCAGCGCGACGACGAATGGGGCGGGAGCTACGAGAACCGCATGCGTCTGCCGGTCGAGATCGTGCGGCGCGTGCGCGAGGCGGTCGGCCCCGACTTCATCCTCATCTACCGCCTGTCGATGCTCGACCTGATCCCCGACGGCAGCTCCTGGGCCGAGGCGGTGCAGCTCGGCAAGGCGGTGGCGCAAGCCGGTGCCACGATCATCAACACCGGCATCGGCTGGCACGAGGCGCGCATCCCGACCATCGCGACCAGCGTGCCGCGCGGCGCCTTCACCTGGGTGACGAAGAAGATGCGCGCCGAGCTGCGCGCGGCCGGGCTCACCATCCCGCTCATCACCAGCAACCGCATCAACATGCCCGAGGTCGGCGAGCAGGTGCTGGCCGACGGCTGCGCCGACATGGTGAGCCTCGCACGCCCGCTGCTGGCCGACCCCGACTTCGTCAACAAGGCCGCCGCCGCCAAGCCCGAGACCATCAACACCTGCATCGCCTGCAACCAGGCCTGCCTCGACCACACCTTCAAGGCGCAGCTCGCGAGCTGCCTCGTCAACCCCCGCTCGGGCCACGAGACGACGCTCATCCTGCGCCGTGCGCCACTGCGCAAGCGCATCGCCGTCGTCGGCGCCGGCCCGGCAGGCCTCGCCGCCTCGACCACGCTCGCCGAGCGTGGCCACACGGTCACCCTCTTCGATGCCGCAGCCGAGATCGGCGGCCAGTTCAACATGGCCAAGCGTGTGCCCGGCAAGGAGGAGTTCAGCGAAACCCTGCGCTACTTCACCCACCGGCTGCAAGCCACCGGGGTCGACCTGAAGCTGAACACCCGCGTGGTGACCGACGACCTGCGCGGCTTCGACGAGGTGATCCTTGCCACCGGCGTCACACCGCGCGACCCCAGGATCCCCGGCAGCGACGGCCCCAACGTGCTGAGCTACATCGACGTGCTGCTGCACCAGAAGCCGGTCGGCGAGCGCGTCGCCATCATCGGCGCGGGCGGCATCGGCTTCGACGTGGCCGAGTACCTCGTCACCGCGCCCGGCCACTCGCCCACGCTCAACCTGCAGGAATGGCTCGCCGAGTGGGGCGTGGCCGACCCCGAGCAGGTACGCGGCGGCGTGACCCGCGCACAGCCCACGCCCCCCGCCCGCCAGGTCACCCTGCTGCAGCGCAAGCCCGGCAAGCTCGGCAAGACGCTCGGCAAGACCACCGGCTGGATCCACCGCGCCGCCTTGCAGATGAAGCGCGTCGAGATGATCGGCGGCGTGAACTACGAGCGCATCACGCCGCAGGGGCTCTTCATCACCTATGGCGAAGCCCGCAAGGACGGGCAGCTCATCGAGTGCGACACGGTAGTGCTGTGCGCGGGGCAGGAGCCCTTGCGTGAGTTGCTGGAGCCTTTGAAGGCCTCCGGTGTCTCGGTCCACCTGATCGGTGGCGCCGACGAGGCAGCGGAGCTGGATGCGAAGCGGGCGATCGATCAGGGCACGCGGCTTGCGGCTCGGCTGTAG
- a CDS encoding efflux transporter outer membrane subunit, whose amino-acid sequence MAPRSSSRHPLATLATVAAVLALSGCASLTARQQALPDVAVPAQWSTSAPTPGKLTTLANWWQRYDDPQLTALVTQALQANTTVRSAQAALAQARALRDVQNANLGPTLGASASAQRSKTGDAPAGSRYQSGFDASWEPDVFGGKRAGLSAAEADALASQASLGDTQVSVAAEVAVSYVQLRGLQTRLDIARRNLAAQQETLQITDWRVQAGLATSLELAQARTATEQTRAQIPSLETSVAQTEHALAVLTGQPPTALHERLAPAAPVPMPSGELALDIPAQTLRQRPDIRVAEQQISAALARVSQADAARYPSFNLSGSVGLSALALSGLTGGGSVVSALLGSVSVPLFDDGAAKAQVRSQEAALERARVNYQAVVLNALQEVEDALVALRGNRERLQRLQSASESAQQAALLANQRYSSGLVDFQTVLETQRSLLSTQDSLAATQAELSADHVRLYKALGGGWTSNESAPS is encoded by the coding sequence ATGGCTCCACGTTCTTCATCCCGCCACCCGCTCGCGACGCTCGCCACAGTGGCCGCTGTCCTTGCGCTCAGCGGCTGTGCGTCGCTCACCGCAAGGCAGCAAGCCTTGCCGGACGTGGCCGTCCCCGCGCAATGGTCGACAAGCGCCCCCACGCCAGGCAAGCTCACCACCCTCGCCAACTGGTGGCAGCGTTATGACGACCCGCAGCTGACAGCCCTGGTCACCCAGGCGCTGCAGGCCAACACCACCGTGCGCAGCGCGCAGGCGGCCCTGGCCCAGGCTCGGGCCCTGCGTGACGTGCAGAACGCCAACCTCGGCCCCACCCTCGGCGCGTCGGCCAGCGCCCAACGCAGCAAGACGGGCGATGCGCCCGCCGGCAGCCGCTACCAGTCCGGCTTCGACGCCAGCTGGGAGCCCGATGTCTTCGGCGGCAAACGCGCCGGCCTGTCGGCCGCCGAAGCCGACGCGCTGGCCAGCCAGGCGAGCCTCGGCGACACGCAGGTCTCGGTGGCCGCCGAAGTGGCGGTGAGCTACGTGCAGCTGCGCGGCCTGCAGACCCGGCTCGACATCGCCCGCCGCAACCTCGCTGCCCAGCAGGAGACGCTGCAGATCACCGACTGGCGCGTGCAGGCCGGCCTCGCCACCTCGCTCGAACTCGCGCAGGCCCGCACCGCCACCGAGCAGACGCGCGCGCAGATCCCCTCGCTCGAAACCAGCGTCGCGCAGACCGAGCATGCGCTGGCTGTGCTGACCGGCCAGCCGCCGACCGCCCTGCACGAGCGGCTCGCGCCGGCCGCCCCCGTGCCCATGCCGTCCGGCGAGCTGGCCCTCGACATCCCCGCGCAGACGCTGCGCCAGCGCCCCGACATCCGCGTCGCCGAACAGCAGATCTCGGCCGCGCTTGCGCGCGTGTCGCAGGCCGATGCGGCGCGCTACCCGAGCTTCAACCTCAGTGGCTCGGTCGGCCTGTCGGCGCTTGCGTTGAGTGGCCTCACCGGCGGCGGCTCGGTGGTGAGCGCGCTGCTCGGCAGCGTGTCGGTGCCGCTCTTCGACGACGGCGCGGCGAAGGCCCAGGTGCGCTCCCAGGAAGCGGCGCTCGAGCGGGCGCGCGTCAACTACCAGGCGGTGGTGCTCAACGCACTGCAGGAGGTGGAAGACGCCCTCGTCGCCCTGCGCGGCAACCGCGAGCGCCTGCAGCGCCTGCAAAGCGCCAGCGAGTCGGCCCAACAAGCGGCCCTGCTCGCCAACCAGCGCTACAGCAGCGGCCTGGTCGATTTCCAGACCGTGCTGGAAACGCAACGCTCGCTGCTCAGCACGCAAGACAGCCTGGCCGCCACCCAGGCGGAACTCAGCGCCGACCACGTGCGTCTCTACAAGGCGCTCGGCGGTGGCTGGACATCGAACGAAAGTGCACCGTCATGA
- a CDS encoding efflux RND transporter periplasmic adaptor subunit produces MSRSPHANPEELHALLDQAPPRPWWRQPRAWLIAAALALVAGGVVWWQSNRDANAGPSYATQPITRGNLRLQVTANGTLQPTRSVNIGSELSGTVARVLVDVNDRVKKGQVLVELDTAKLSDQILRSRATLASARARVAQASATLKEAQGNLARLEEVARLSGGKVPSKAELDTGRASVERAQADEASARATVADAQAALSTDETNLKKASIRSPTDGVVLTRNVDPGNAVAASLQAVTLFTIAEDLTRLRLQVNVDEADVGAVQVGQKANFTVSAYPGRRYPATITRVAYGSTITENVVTYVTYLDVDNADLSLRPGMTATATITATERQNVLLVPNTALRFTPSQPGQKAQGTGGGSGIVGSLMPRMPRGSGQRRGGNADAPGPAGGSKQLWVLQDGKPVPLRVTTGITDGRMTEVSGEGVQEGLPVITEQRATAK; encoded by the coding sequence ATGAGCCGCAGTCCCCACGCCAACCCCGAAGAGCTGCACGCCTTGCTCGACCAAGCCCCGCCCCGCCCCTGGTGGCGCCAGCCGCGCGCCTGGCTGATCGCCGCGGCGCTTGCGCTCGTGGCCGGTGGTGTCGTCTGGTGGCAGTCCAACCGCGATGCCAACGCCGGGCCCAGCTACGCGACACAACCCATCACGCGCGGCAACCTGCGCCTCCAGGTCACCGCCAACGGCACCCTGCAGCCCACGCGTTCGGTCAACATCGGCAGCGAACTCTCGGGCACCGTGGCGCGCGTGCTGGTCGACGTGAACGACCGGGTCAAGAAAGGCCAGGTGCTGGTGGAGCTCGACACCGCCAAGCTGTCCGACCAGATCCTGCGCTCGCGTGCCACGCTGGCCTCGGCCCGCGCGCGGGTGGCGCAGGCCAGCGCCACGCTGAAGGAAGCGCAAGGCAACCTGGCACGGCTCGAAGAGGTGGCGCGCCTCTCGGGCGGCAAGGTGCCGTCGAAGGCCGAGCTCGACACCGGCCGCGCGAGCGTCGAGCGCGCCCAGGCCGACGAGGCCAGCGCCCGCGCCACCGTCGCCGATGCGCAGGCGGCGCTCTCCACCGACGAGACCAACCTCAAGAAAGCCTCGATCCGCTCGCCGACCGATGGCGTGGTGCTCACCCGCAACGTCGACCCCGGCAACGCGGTGGCCGCCTCGCTGCAGGCCGTCACGCTCTTCACCATCGCCGAAGACCTGACCCGGCTGCGGCTGCAGGTCAACGTCGACGAGGCCGACGTCGGCGCGGTGCAGGTCGGCCAGAAGGCCAACTTCACCGTCAGCGCCTACCCCGGGCGGCGCTACCCGGCGACGATCACCCGCGTGGCCTACGGCTCCACCATCACCGAGAACGTCGTCACCTACGTCACCTACCTCGACGTCGACAACGCCGACCTGTCGCTTCGCCCCGGCATGACCGCCACCGCCACCATCACCGCCACCGAGCGGCAGAACGTGCTGCTGGTGCCCAACACCGCACTGCGCTTCACACCCTCGCAGCCCGGCCAGAAGGCGCAGGGCACGGGCGGCGGCAGCGGCATCGTCGGCAGCCTGATGCCGCGCATGCCGCGCGGCAGCGGCCAGCGCCGCGGTGGCAATGCCGACGCCCCCGGCCCGGCCGGCGGCTCGAAGCAGCTCTGGGTGCTGCAGGACGGCAAACCCGTGCCCCTGCGCGTGACGACCGGCATCACCGACGGCCGCATGACCGAGGTGAGCGGCGAGGGCGTGCAGGAAGGGCTGCCCGTCATCACCGAACAGCGGGCGACGGCGAAATGA
- a CDS encoding ABC transporter ATP-binding protein has product MSEAPLIQLRGVKRLYGEGEAALWALKGVDLDIDAGEFLAVMGPSGSGKSTAMNALGLLDRPTEGEYLFKGTHVEHLSRDQRALLRRKYFGFVFQGFHLLPRTTALENVELPLLYRGVPTKERHQLAMQALDSVGLTGRETHTPGELSGGQQQRVAIARAIVTNPTVLLADEPTGNLDTQRSHEIMELLRHLNTDRGITILMVTHEADMAAYARRIVRFVDGRIESDVPNVQPAAPAPRAEEPA; this is encoded by the coding sequence ATGAGCGAGGCTCCCCTCATTCAACTGCGGGGCGTCAAGCGCCTCTACGGCGAGGGCGAAGCCGCGCTGTGGGCGCTCAAGGGGGTGGACCTCGACATCGACGCCGGCGAGTTCCTCGCGGTGATGGGCCCGAGCGGCTCGGGCAAGTCGACCGCGATGAATGCCCTGGGCCTGCTCGACCGCCCGACGGAGGGCGAGTACCTCTTCAAGGGCACCCACGTCGAGCACCTGAGCCGCGACCAGCGCGCGCTCCTGCGCCGCAAGTACTTCGGCTTCGTGTTCCAGGGCTTCCACCTGCTGCCGCGCACCACCGCCCTCGAAAACGTGGAGTTGCCGCTGCTCTACCGCGGCGTGCCCACCAAGGAGCGGCACCAGCTCGCCATGCAGGCGCTCGACTCGGTGGGCCTCACCGGGCGCGAGACCCACACGCCGGGCGAACTCTCGGGCGGCCAGCAGCAGCGGGTGGCCATCGCCCGCGCCATCGTCACCAACCCGACCGTGCTGCTCGCCGACGAGCCCACCGGCAACCTCGACACCCAGCGCAGCCACGAGATCATGGAGCTGCTGCGCCACCTCAACACCGACCGCGGCATCACCATCCTGATGGTGACGCACGAGGCCGACATGGCGGCCTACGCGCGGCGCATCGTGCGCTTCGTCGACGGCCGCATCGAGAGCGACGTGCCCAACGTGCAGCCCGCCGCGCCCGCGCCCCGCGCCGAGGAGCCCGCCTGA